One Xiphophorus maculatus strain JP 163 A chromosome 10, X_maculatus-5.0-male, whole genome shotgun sequence genomic region harbors:
- the LOC102227314 gene encoding regulator of G-protein signaling 9-like isoform X2, which produces MTIRNALRDHGQRYRPRMACLKKAEKVLLEMQDPCTGVKSQPQRLVITIIPHAITGEDIIAWLADRFQIDAQEARSFGSMLVALGYIYPLQDHKRLVIKPDTSLYRFQTPYFWPTQQWPVEDTDYAIYLAKRNIRKKGILELHEQEQYNHLHKWMNHKWDFVVMQAKEQYRAAKERKKPDRVVFDCQERAYWVVHRPPPGTVSAMDYGLDRRTDPNTDETQTPDYYERIMIFTQQSIMRPRVKSSVSIGALVKYSATYSGHDPFLSKCLPSNPWLTDDTTYWTLNMSNVEIPTKMRVERWTFSFKELLSDPRGRDDFRLFLKKEFSGENLAFWEGCEDLKWGTAVAMREKAEQIYKTFLARGAPRWINIDGKTMEITVKGLKHPHRYVLDAAQTHIYMLMKKDSYGRYLKSPVFKETLKKAICPEEHKFNEVQLEQNARNRRPSLSPIIIRQQEQEQRAKMAANAPVDITQVMSKLSKQGKEMGPHHSK; this is translated from the exons atgaccaTTAGAAATGCTCTTCGGGATCATGGACAGAGATATCGACCTCGGATGGCTTGTCTCAAGAAG GCAGAGAAGGTGCTGCTGGAGATGCAGGACCCCTGCACAGGAGTGAAGTCGCAGCCTCAGAGACTCGTTATCACCATCATACCCCATGCTAtcactg gtgaagatATAATTGCATGGTTAGCTGACAGATTTCAAATAGATGCTCAAG AGGCCAGAAGCTTTGGCTCCATGCTGGTGGCCTTGGGATACATCTACCCTTTGCAGGACCACAAACGTTTAGTGATCAAACCAGACACTTCCCTCTATCGCTTCCAG ACTCCATATTTCTGGCCCACTCAACAGTGGCCCGTTGAGGATACAGATTATG CAATCTACCTAGCAAAAAGAAACATCCGGAAGAAAGGAATCCTGGAGCTGCACGAGCAG GAGCAGTACAACCATCTTCACAAGTGGATGAACCACAAGTGGGACTTCGTAGTAATGCAGGCTAAAGAACAGTATAG AGCGgcaaaagagaggaagaaaccGGACCGAGTGGTGTTTGACTGCCAGGAAAGAGCCTACTGGGTTGTACACAGACCTCCG CCAGGGACTGTGAGTGCCATGGACTACGGGCTGGATCGAAGAACAGATCCTAATACAGACGAG ACACAAACACCTGACTACTACGAGAGAATT ATGATCTTCACCCAGCAGTCCATCATGAGGCCCAGAGTGAAGTCATCTGTGTCCATTGGCGC ACTGGTGAAGTACAGCGCCACCTATAGCGGTCACGACCCTTTTCTCTCCAAGTGTCTTCCCAGCAACCCATGGCTCACCGACGATACAACATACTGGACCTTGAACATGTCTAA CGTGGAAATTCCCACCAAGATGCGTGTAGAGAGGTGGACATTCAGCTTCAAAGAGCTTCTCTCAGATCCTCGAGGACGGGATGATTTCAGACTCTTCTTGAAGAAAGAATTCAGTG GAGAGAACTTGGCATTCTGGGAAGGCTGTGAAGATCTGAAGTGGGGAACTGCTGTCGCGATGAGAGAGAAAGCAGAGCAGATCTACAA GACATTTTTGGCACGTGGCGCCCCGCGATGGATCAATATTGATGGGAAAACAATGGAAATCACAGTGAAGGGGTTGAAGCACCCACACAGATACGTTCTGGACGCAGCCCAAACGCACATCTACATGCTAATGAAGAAG GACTCATATGGGCGGTACCTAAAATCTCCTGTGTTTAAAGAAACCTTAAAGAAAGCCATCTGTCCCGAAGAGCACAAATTCAA TGAAGTGCAGTTGGAGCAGAATGCCAGGAACAGGCGGCCCAGTCTAAGCCCCATCATCATCCGGCAGCAGGAGCAGGAGCAAAGGGCCAAGATGGCCGCCAACGCCCCAGTTGACATTACACAGGTCATGAGCAAACTCAGCAAGCAGGGCAAGGAAATGGGTCCTCATCATTCCAAGTGA
- the LOC102227314 gene encoding regulator of G-protein signaling 9-like isoform X3 encodes MIFTQQSIMRPRVKSSVSIGALVKYSATYSGHDPFLSKCLPSNPWLTDDTTYWTLNMSNVEIPTKMRVERWTFSFKELLSDPRGRDDFRLFLKKEFSGENLAFWEGCEDLKWGTAVAMREKAEQIYKTFLARGAPRWINIDGKTMEITVKGLKHPHRYVLDAAQTHIYMLMKKDSYGRYLKSPVFKETLKKAICPEEHKFNEVQLEQNARNRRPSLSPIIIRQQEQEQRAKMAANAPVDITQLCRFTTPVPHLAVYTGIPDPPSATASPSLPFLAHTPVCPSPISVALDSTSASERRLEASEGEGNTEVRAPEGGNLSKSRMALSLRRLLKRGCSPSAMFASLSPKCHTAATTSSRIQPITPDEPSQAPPRRIGNFFQIKVDVPPECRIYPIESEDEDEENRPASRDAVGTEEIICPWESLTRQNGTG; translated from the exons ATGATCTTCACCCAGCAGTCCATCATGAGGCCCAGAGTGAAGTCATCTGTGTCCATTGGCGC ACTGGTGAAGTACAGCGCCACCTATAGCGGTCACGACCCTTTTCTCTCCAAGTGTCTTCCCAGCAACCCATGGCTCACCGACGATACAACATACTGGACCTTGAACATGTCTAA CGTGGAAATTCCCACCAAGATGCGTGTAGAGAGGTGGACATTCAGCTTCAAAGAGCTTCTCTCAGATCCTCGAGGACGGGATGATTTCAGACTCTTCTTGAAGAAAGAATTCAGTG GAGAGAACTTGGCATTCTGGGAAGGCTGTGAAGATCTGAAGTGGGGAACTGCTGTCGCGATGAGAGAGAAAGCAGAGCAGATCTACAA GACATTTTTGGCACGTGGCGCCCCGCGATGGATCAATATTGATGGGAAAACAATGGAAATCACAGTGAAGGGGTTGAAGCACCCACACAGATACGTTCTGGACGCAGCCCAAACGCACATCTACATGCTAATGAAGAAG GACTCATATGGGCGGTACCTAAAATCTCCTGTGTTTAAAGAAACCTTAAAGAAAGCCATCTGTCCCGAAGAGCACAAATTCAA TGAAGTGCAGTTGGAGCAGAATGCCAGGAACAGGCGGCCCAGTCTAAGCCCCATCATCATCCGGCAGCAGGAGCAGGAGCAAAGGGCCAAGATGGCCGCCAACGCCCCAGTTGACATTACACAG CTGTGCCGATTTACCACTCCTGTCCCGCACCTCGCTGTCTACACCGGAATCCCTGACCCACCTTCTGCCACCGCTTCACCCTCTCTCCCTTTCCTCGCACACACCCCAGTCTGTCCGTCCCCAATCAGTGTGGCCTTAGACAGCACCTCGGCTTCTGAGCGGCGGCTGGAGGCCAGCGAGGGTGAGGGCAACACAGAGGTTCGGGCCCCTGAGGGGGGGAACTTGTCCAAGTCTCGAATGGCCCTGTCGCTGCGCCGACTGCTGAAGAGAGGCTGCAGCCCCTCCGCCATGTTCGCAAGCCTGTCGCCCAAATGCCACACGGCGGCCACAACAAGTAGCCGCATTCAGCCAATCACACCAGATGAGCCCAGCCAGGCTCCACCCAGAAGAATCGGCAA CTTCTTCCAGATCAAAGTAGACGTTCCTCCCGAGTGCCGGATCTACCCCATTGAGTCTGAGGATGAGGACGAGGAGAACAGGCCTGCATCTCGGGACGCAGTGGGAACGGAGGAGATCATTTGCCCCTGGGAGAGTCTTACTCGACAGAACGGGACAGGCTAA
- the LOC102227314 gene encoding regulator of G-protein signaling 9-like isoform X1: protein MTIRNALRDHGQRYRPRMACLKKAEKVLLEMQDPCTGVKSQPQRLVITIIPHAITGEDIIAWLADRFQIDAQEARSFGSMLVALGYIYPLQDHKRLVIKPDTSLYRFQTPYFWPTQQWPVEDTDYAIYLAKRNIRKKGILELHEQEQYNHLHKWMNHKWDFVVMQAKEQYRAAKERKKPDRVVFDCQERAYWVVHRPPPGTVSAMDYGLDRRTDPNTDETQTPDYYERIMIFTQQSIMRPRVKSSVSIGALVKYSATYSGHDPFLSKCLPSNPWLTDDTTYWTLNMSNVEIPTKMRVERWTFSFKELLSDPRGRDDFRLFLKKEFSGENLAFWEGCEDLKWGTAVAMREKAEQIYKTFLARGAPRWINIDGKTMEITVKGLKHPHRYVLDAAQTHIYMLMKKDSYGRYLKSPVFKETLKKAICPEEHKFNEVQLEQNARNRRPSLSPIIIRQQEQEQRAKMAANAPVDITQLCRFTTPVPHLAVYTGIPDPPSATASPSLPFLAHTPVCPSPISVALDSTSASERRLEASEGEGNTEVRAPEGGNLSKSRMALSLRRLLKRGCSPSAMFASLSPKCHTAATTSSRIQPITPDEPSQAPPRRIGNFFQIKVDVPPECRIYPIESEDEDEENRPASRDAVGTEEIICPWESLTRQNGTG, encoded by the exons atgaccaTTAGAAATGCTCTTCGGGATCATGGACAGAGATATCGACCTCGGATGGCTTGTCTCAAGAAG GCAGAGAAGGTGCTGCTGGAGATGCAGGACCCCTGCACAGGAGTGAAGTCGCAGCCTCAGAGACTCGTTATCACCATCATACCCCATGCTAtcactg gtgaagatATAATTGCATGGTTAGCTGACAGATTTCAAATAGATGCTCAAG AGGCCAGAAGCTTTGGCTCCATGCTGGTGGCCTTGGGATACATCTACCCTTTGCAGGACCACAAACGTTTAGTGATCAAACCAGACACTTCCCTCTATCGCTTCCAG ACTCCATATTTCTGGCCCACTCAACAGTGGCCCGTTGAGGATACAGATTATG CAATCTACCTAGCAAAAAGAAACATCCGGAAGAAAGGAATCCTGGAGCTGCACGAGCAG GAGCAGTACAACCATCTTCACAAGTGGATGAACCACAAGTGGGACTTCGTAGTAATGCAGGCTAAAGAACAGTATAG AGCGgcaaaagagaggaagaaaccGGACCGAGTGGTGTTTGACTGCCAGGAAAGAGCCTACTGGGTTGTACACAGACCTCCG CCAGGGACTGTGAGTGCCATGGACTACGGGCTGGATCGAAGAACAGATCCTAATACAGACGAG ACACAAACACCTGACTACTACGAGAGAATT ATGATCTTCACCCAGCAGTCCATCATGAGGCCCAGAGTGAAGTCATCTGTGTCCATTGGCGC ACTGGTGAAGTACAGCGCCACCTATAGCGGTCACGACCCTTTTCTCTCCAAGTGTCTTCCCAGCAACCCATGGCTCACCGACGATACAACATACTGGACCTTGAACATGTCTAA CGTGGAAATTCCCACCAAGATGCGTGTAGAGAGGTGGACATTCAGCTTCAAAGAGCTTCTCTCAGATCCTCGAGGACGGGATGATTTCAGACTCTTCTTGAAGAAAGAATTCAGTG GAGAGAACTTGGCATTCTGGGAAGGCTGTGAAGATCTGAAGTGGGGAACTGCTGTCGCGATGAGAGAGAAAGCAGAGCAGATCTACAA GACATTTTTGGCACGTGGCGCCCCGCGATGGATCAATATTGATGGGAAAACAATGGAAATCACAGTGAAGGGGTTGAAGCACCCACACAGATACGTTCTGGACGCAGCCCAAACGCACATCTACATGCTAATGAAGAAG GACTCATATGGGCGGTACCTAAAATCTCCTGTGTTTAAAGAAACCTTAAAGAAAGCCATCTGTCCCGAAGAGCACAAATTCAA TGAAGTGCAGTTGGAGCAGAATGCCAGGAACAGGCGGCCCAGTCTAAGCCCCATCATCATCCGGCAGCAGGAGCAGGAGCAAAGGGCCAAGATGGCCGCCAACGCCCCAGTTGACATTACACAG CTGTGCCGATTTACCACTCCTGTCCCGCACCTCGCTGTCTACACCGGAATCCCTGACCCACCTTCTGCCACCGCTTCACCCTCTCTCCCTTTCCTCGCACACACCCCAGTCTGTCCGTCCCCAATCAGTGTGGCCTTAGACAGCACCTCGGCTTCTGAGCGGCGGCTGGAGGCCAGCGAGGGTGAGGGCAACACAGAGGTTCGGGCCCCTGAGGGGGGGAACTTGTCCAAGTCTCGAATGGCCCTGTCGCTGCGCCGACTGCTGAAGAGAGGCTGCAGCCCCTCCGCCATGTTCGCAAGCCTGTCGCCCAAATGCCACACGGCGGCCACAACAAGTAGCCGCATTCAGCCAATCACACCAGATGAGCCCAGCCAGGCTCCACCCAGAAGAATCGGCAA CTTCTTCCAGATCAAAGTAGACGTTCCTCCCGAGTGCCGGATCTACCCCATTGAGTCTGAGGATGAGGACGAGGAGAACAGGCCTGCATCTCGGGACGCAGTGGGAACGGAGGAGATCATTTGCCCCTGGGAGAGTCTTACTCGACAGAACGGGACAGGCTAA